The following are encoded together in the Rhodothermaceae bacterium genome:
- a CDS encoding P-II family nitrogen regulator translates to MKLVKAIIRPSKLSDVLRALYAADITGLTVSKVRGHGGEVEVVGTYRGTTAKMELKDKFMIDIGVSDDFVDVAVDAICSAAATGNVGDGKIFVFPAERVIRVRTREEDVAAVTPVR, encoded by the coding sequence ATGAAACTCGTAAAAGCAATCATCCGGCCATCAAAGCTGTCGGACGTACTTCGTGCCCTCTATGCAGCAGATATTACCGGACTGACGGTTTCGAAAGTGCGTGGGCATGGCGGTGAAGTAGAAGTGGTAGGAACGTATCGCGGCACGACCGCGAAAATGGAATTAAAAGATAAATTCATGATTGACATCGGTGTCTCTGATGATTTTGTTGATGTTGCTGTGGACGCAATTTGCAGTGCTGCAGCCACAGGTAATGTCGGTGACGGTAAGATTTTCGTGTTCCCGGCTGAACGCGTAATTCGCGTTCGAACCAGAGAGGAGGATGTGGCAGCGGTGACTCCTGTACGTTGA
- a CDS encoding ammonium transporter, translated as MPYKKLYALAGLGLLMPFSAFAQEADAVASISGADTAWLLISTALVLLMTPALAFFYGGLVRSKNALNTMMMSFVALGVSGTLWAIAGYSLAFGSGNAWFGDLSMAFLSGVGLDPNGTIPDMLFMGFQGTFAIITAALISGAVVERMKFIPYVIFIGLWGLIVYAPVCHWVWGGGWLGELGALDFAGGAVVHVNAGIAAIVAARVLGPRKDYGREALLPHNVPFVLLGAGVLWFGWFGFNGGSALAADGIAALALVNTLLAPAAGVFVWTLLDQFTTGKVTAVGIATGIVVGLVAITPAAGFVSPGGAIILGAIAVIPSYFIIKWRTRTSLDDSLDVFAAHGMGGIMGALLTGMLATTAFGGDVQGLFFSGDFGQLGIQALSVAAVAVYSGGLTYVILKVIGLVVGLRAESFDEGLGMDLVAHGEEAYATGEGAVLLHETEAPARVNGIKNGNK; from the coding sequence ATGCCTTATAAAAAACTTTATGCATTGGCAGGATTGGGTCTGCTGATGCCTTTCTCAGCTTTTGCCCAAGAAGCAGATGCAGTAGCTTCTATCAGCGGTGCAGATACGGCGTGGTTGCTGATTTCCACGGCTCTTGTTTTGCTGATGACCCCCGCGCTGGCGTTCTTTTACGGCGGGCTTGTCCGTTCGAAGAATGCACTCAATACAATGATGATGAGCTTTGTGGCTCTGGGGGTTTCCGGCACACTGTGGGCAATTGCTGGATATTCGCTTGCATTTGGCTCAGGGAATGCCTGGTTTGGCGATCTCTCAATGGCTTTTCTAAGCGGTGTTGGGTTGGATCCCAATGGTACAATCCCGGACATGCTTTTCATGGGATTTCAGGGAACGTTTGCCATCATTACTGCCGCGCTCATATCTGGTGCAGTTGTTGAGCGAATGAAATTTATCCCTTATGTCATATTCATTGGTCTCTGGGGGTTGATCGTCTATGCACCAGTGTGCCATTGGGTGTGGGGAGGTGGATGGCTCGGTGAACTCGGTGCCTTGGACTTTGCCGGGGGTGCAGTTGTCCATGTAAATGCAGGAATTGCAGCGATAGTGGCCGCACGGGTGCTGGGCCCGCGCAAGGATTATGGGCGGGAAGCACTTCTGCCTCATAATGTCCCCTTCGTACTTCTGGGGGCTGGTGTTCTCTGGTTTGGATGGTTTGGATTTAATGGTGGGAGTGCGCTTGCAGCAGATGGGATTGCTGCTCTGGCGCTTGTCAATACATTGCTTGCACCGGCAGCCGGTGTTTTTGTCTGGACTCTGTTGGATCAGTTTACCACGGGAAAAGTTACGGCCGTTGGCATTGCCACAGGCATTGTTGTTGGCTTGGTGGCCATCACACCGGCTGCAGGATTCGTGAGCCCCGGAGGAGCGATCATCCTGGGAGCAATTGCGGTAATCCCGAGCTATTTTATCATCAAATGGCGCACTAGAACAAGCCTGGATGATTCGTTGGATGTGTTTGCTGCCCATGGTATGGGAGGAATTATGGGAGCATTATTGACAGGAATGTTGGCAACAACAGCATTTGGAGGAGATGTTCAGGGGCTATTTTTCAGCGGGGATTTTGGACAACTTGGGATCCAGGCTTTGTCCGTTGCTGCCGTTGCAGTATATAGCGGCGGCTTGACATATGTCATTCTGAAGGTGATTGGATTAGTGGTTGGTTTGCGGGCTGAATCCTTTGATGAAGGCTTAGGGATGGATCTTGTGGCGCATGGAGAAGAAGCATATGCAACGGGAGAAGGGGCCGTCCTGCTTCATGAGACAGAGGCACCTGCACGCGTCAATGGTATCAAAAACGGCAACAAATAA
- a CDS encoding phosphofructokinase, with protein sequence MAYKGTIGILTGGGDVPGLNPAIRAVTVRALREGYRVLGIKRGWAGLVDLVQDPEVDNSGSVQELKESIVNAAARTGGTFLHSSRTRPSHLPKSTLPAHLRDQFKDEINDVTAAVLSNIEYLGIDYLIPIGGDDTLSYGYRLHKEGVKVVAIPKTMDNDVPGTDYCIGFGTCVTRTIELANTLRTSAGSHERFLVIEVFGRYAGYSALLPAMAGAADRCVIPEIDFNMDKLTDLMVYDRNRHPSRYSVVLVSEGAKIRGDDEMSFLGSEKDQYGHAKLGGIGDRVGKELKERSPTYNQGKRINVVNQRLGYLVRCGVPDALDSVVPMAYGNLALDLILEGTSGRLVNIRNGVYGNISMEVINGPHKVVDIEKFYNVERLRPNFKDLQDAPLFIMNSD encoded by the coding sequence TACAGGGTACTCGGAATCAAGCGAGGATGGGCAGGACTGGTCGATCTTGTTCAGGATCCCGAGGTGGACAACTCAGGAAGTGTGCAAGAACTTAAGGAGTCCATAGTGAATGCAGCTGCACGCACAGGGGGGACATTCTTACATAGCTCACGCACGCGGCCAAGCCACCTGCCGAAGAGTACGCTGCCGGCACACTTGCGGGATCAGTTCAAGGATGAGATTAATGATGTCACCGCCGCAGTACTCTCGAACATTGAATACCTTGGCATTGATTATCTCATCCCAATTGGGGGAGATGACACGCTTAGCTATGGTTACCGCTTACACAAAGAAGGTGTGAAGGTCGTGGCAATCCCTAAAACCATGGACAATGATGTGCCCGGTACGGATTATTGTATCGGGTTCGGTACATGCGTGACCAGGACGATTGAATTGGCCAATACGCTGCGGACCTCCGCAGGGTCACATGAGCGCTTTCTGGTCATTGAAGTTTTTGGTCGTTATGCGGGTTATTCGGCACTTTTGCCAGCAATGGCTGGTGCAGCGGATCGCTGTGTGATACCCGAAATCGATTTTAATATGGATAAATTAACGGACCTGATGGTCTACGATCGGAATCGACATCCCAGCCGCTACTCTGTCGTATTGGTTTCTGAGGGGGCAAAAATCAGAGGGGATGATGAGATGTCCTTTCTGGGATCTGAGAAGGACCAGTACGGGCACGCGAAGCTAGGAGGAATTGGAGATCGGGTTGGCAAAGAATTGAAGGAGCGATCACCAACTTATAATCAGGGTAAACGGATCAATGTTGTGAATCAGCGACTGGGATATTTGGTGCGTTGTGGAGTGCCGGATGCCTTGGATTCTGTCGTACCGATGGCGTATGGTAATTTAGCTCTGGATTTAATTCTGGAAGGCACATCGGGGCGTTTGGTGAATATTCGTAATGGGGTGTATGGAAATATCTCGATGGAAGTCATTAACGGACCACACAAAGTGGTGGATATTGAAAAATTCTATAATGTTGAGCGGCTTCGTCCCAATTTCAAGGATCTCCAGGATGCCCCTCTGTTCATCATGAACTCCGATTAA